One window of Halopseudomonas maritima genomic DNA carries:
- a CDS encoding phosphoribosyltransferase — translation MAEKQYLSAQSLLEDAFKLAAQILNSGFRPTFMIAVWRGGVPMGIAVQEFLDYHGVQTDNIAIRTSSYHGIDQQEKEVRVHGLNYLVKHMTHEDSLLIVDDVFDTGRSVEAIIQELKNKARLNTPHDIRVAVPYYKPSRNELDWEPQYFLHSTDAWLKYPHSLEGLSAEEIKANRPALYEILKSHLPSA, via the coding sequence ATGGCTGAGAAACAATACCTGAGTGCACAAAGTCTGCTGGAAGATGCCTTCAAACTGGCAGCGCAGATCCTCAATTCCGGCTTTCGCCCGACCTTTATGATAGCGGTCTGGCGTGGCGGCGTCCCCATGGGCATCGCCGTGCAGGAATTTCTTGATTACCACGGCGTGCAGACGGACAACATTGCGATTCGTACCTCGTCTTACCATGGCATCGACCAGCAGGAGAAAGAGGTACGGGTGCATGGCCTCAACTACCTGGTCAAGCACATGACCCACGAGGACTCGCTGCTGATCGTCGATGATGTGTTTGATACCGGCCGCTCGGTTGAGGCGATCATTCAGGAGTTGAAAAACAAAGCCCGCCTCAATACTCCGCATGATATTCGCGTGGCGGTGCCTTACTACAAGCCCAGCCGCAACGAGCTGGACTGGGAGCCGCAGTACTTTTTGCACAGCACCGATGCCTGGCTCAAGTATCCGCATTCGCTGGAAGGCCTGAGCGCCGAGGAAATCAAGGCCAACCGCCCCGCGCTGTACGAGATTCTCAAGTCTCACCTGCCGTCCGCCTGA
- a CDS encoding phosphoribosyltransferase, translating into MTQTDAPQHSPRNRRFLDENQLIEDAFRLGVQVFESGFRPNFIVGLWRGGSTVGIYVQECLQTLGVKTDHIALRTSYRGMEHYDAMVAAPEAEIRVHGTHYLLDNLNQDDRLLIVDDAFGTGHSVQAVLGKLKAQLKRNMPTDTRIATLYKRAGAAKTSLQPDFCLHTTEDWLVFPYELNGLSRSEIDTHKPYLSAILDSVKAQ; encoded by the coding sequence ATGACCCAAACCGACGCCCCGCAGCACAGCCCTCGCAATCGCCGTTTTCTCGATGAAAATCAATTGATCGAAGACGCCTTTCGCCTTGGCGTGCAGGTTTTTGAAAGCGGCTTCCGCCCCAATTTTATCGTGGGTCTGTGGCGTGGCGGCAGCACAGTGGGCATCTACGTGCAGGAGTGCCTGCAGACCCTAGGCGTGAAGACTGACCATATCGCCCTGCGCACCTCCTATCGCGGTATGGAACATTACGACGCCATGGTTGCCGCGCCGGAAGCAGAAATTCGCGTGCACGGCACACACTACCTGCTGGACAACCTTAACCAGGATGATCGCCTGCTGATTGTTGATGACGCCTTTGGCACGGGCCACAGCGTGCAGGCCGTGCTGGGCAAGCTGAAGGCGCAACTCAAACGCAACATGCCGACTGATACCCGCATCGCCACGCTCTATAAGCGTGCTGGCGCCGCCAAAACCAGCCTGCAGCCGGACTTTTGCCTGCACACAACGGAAGACTGGCTGGTGTTTCCCTACGAGTTGAACGGTCTCAGCCGCAGCGAAATTGATACCCACAAGCCCTACCTGAGCGCAATTCTCGACTCGGTGAAGGCTCAGTAA